The Luteolibacter rhizosphaerae region GAGACCCCTTATCTCTTCTCCAAATTTTGCGTCCTTCTGCGCATTCTCGCGGCTAGACCCAGTAACCCGCCCCCCTGCCTCTCTTCACCGCCCATCCCAAAAACTCCCCTCCTTCACCAGCGAATCCTCAAACTCCCGGATCACCCTCAAGCCCTCCTTCAGCTCATCCACCCGCCCCGCCGCCCGGTCGATCCGCTCCGGAAAATCCTCCTCCACCTGAAACAACAAGGGCTTCTCCTTCGAAGCCTCGAACCCGTGGCCCGTCTTCAACTGCGAGATGATCTTCGTGTGAATCTTCCACGGCCCGAAACGCGCCGCGTTCACCTCCTTGCTGTCCGCATAGATGAAGCGGAAGTCCTTCACCATCCCTTGAAGACCCGTCACCCCGAGCAATCCCCGCACATCTCGCCCATCCATCGTGCGGTCCTCCGGCACCTTGCCCCCCGCCAGCATCATCACCGTCGGGAACACATCCAGAGCCGAAGCAGGCTCCCTCACCACCGTCTCCTCCGGAATCGTCCCCGGCCAGCACCACACGCCCGCCACGCGTTGCCCGCCTTCCCACGTCGATCCCTTCCCGTCGCGGAAGGGTAGGGCGGAGCCCACCAACAATCGCGCCTCATCATACACCGGATGCCTCGCCGTATCCTGATACAGGATCCACGGCCCGTTGTCGGAAGTGAAGATAATCAGCGTGTTCTTCGCGATCCCGCTTTCTTCGAGCGTCGACCGGATCCGCCCCAATTGATGGTCGATCTCGCTGATGCAATCGCCATACCGCCCGCGCGGCGACTTCCCCTTGAACTCCTCCGAAGCATGTACCGGCAGATGCGGCATGTTCGGCGTCATGTAGATGAAGAATGGCTGCTCCTTCTTCTCCCGGATGAAGCTCACCGCTGCATCCGCATAGCGCTTCGTCAGGCTTTCCTGCACCGACACCTTCGTGTCGATGTCCTCCTCCACGATCTCGTAGCCGGGAATCGGATTTCCTTTCTCCGCCGGACCTTGGATCAGGTTCGATCCCGTCTCGTAATCGTTGGACACGTTCGTCCCCAGCCAGCGATCGAAACCGTGGGCGAGGGGAAAGGCCTCCGCTGTCATCTCGTTGGCCGCGTTCGGTGTGCCTAGATGCCACTTGCCGAAGATCGCCGTCGCATAGCCCTGCTCCTTCAGCCCTTCCGCGAGCGTCAGTTCCTTCACATGCAGATGTCGCTTCGTCTCCGGCCCGATCGCCCATGATGGCAAACCGGAGCGCAGATGATTCCTACCCGTCAGAATCCCGTAGCGGGAGGCCGTGCAGGCCGCCGCTGCGGAATAGAACTGCGGGAAGTTCGCCCCTTCTCGCACCATCTTCGTCAGGTTCGGCGTTGCGATCACCGGATTGCCCGCATGCGCGAAGTCTCCGTAGCCCGCGTCATCCAGCAGGATCACGATCACGTTCGGCTTCTCAAAGGCTGGCCGCGCCGCCAGCACGAGGCCCGGCACGAGGAGCAAAAAGGCGAGAAACGATCGCATGGGTGGCTTTAGACGCTTTCAAATGAGGAAACCTGTCAAGGGTGCCCCGGGGCCCGCCTGAGATTCAGAGCGCCGCAGGCTTGCCCCTCGCAGTTTCAAGCGCTTTGCTCCCCCGGCCTTGGCGGATGAGGAAAAAAAGCAGAGCCGGTGGCGGCGGATCAGCGTCTTCGGCGATTTGCCGACGCGCCTGCTCATGCACGGCCTGAAGTCCGCCCCGTGGTTCCTTGAGCCCGTGCTCATCCCGCCTTGGACCCTGCTCTTCTTCATCGTCGCCGGCGAACAGCGCCGCGCCGTGATCGGCAACCTGCGGGCCCTCTTTCCGCAGTGGTCTTACCTGTGCGCCCTCGCCGGAGCCTTCCGGGTCTTCCTGAACTTCGCCTCGACCTACGTCGATGCCCTGCGCTGTGAGACCGGCACCGGCGATGTCGATTGGGTCATCGACGGCCTTGAACATTTCGAGGACCTCCGCTCGCGGCAGGAAGGCTGCCTGATTCTCACCGCGCACATGGGGAACTACGACATGGCGGCCCCGCTGTTCTCTTCCAAGTTTGGCCGCACCGTCCACGCCGTCCGCGCCCCCGAGCGCGAGCCCGAGATGCAGGCCATCCGCGAAGCCGAGCAAAAGGAGAAGGAGCGCCTCAACCCCTACTTCAAGACCTGCTTCAACACCGGTGGCGACATGCTCGGCGTGGAACTCGCCCGCTTCCTCAACCAGGGCGATGTCGTCGCCGTCCAAGGCGACCGCGTGATCTTCGAAGTTTCTCCGATGGAAGCCGAGGTCGAGCCCGGCCTCCACATGCGCCTGCCGCGCGGCCCGCTTTATCTTGCCCGCATCACCGGCGCGGCCACCTTCCCGCTCTTCATCATTCGCGAGGGCTGGCGCCGCTATCGTATCCAGGTCCATCCGCCTCTCGATCTCCCGCCGCGTGTCCGTGGCCGCGGTGAAGACCCGGCCACCCCCGTTTGGGCCGGTGCCATCCTCGAGACCGTGCGCGGCCACTGGCAGCAGTGGTTCGTCTTCGAGCCCGTCCTCCGCCGCGATGAAAGGGGGCCCGCATGAACTGGCCCCGCCTCCCGGAAAAGCTTTCCCGCAATCGCGCCGTCACTCCCTTCTTCCGCGCCTTCGGCGGTCGCCTGAAGGTTCCCCCCGGCGATGCCGTGCGCATGTCCGCTCAGGAAGGCCTTCACCGCCCGGAGCGCATCGCCCTCTCGCTCTTCGTCCCGCTCATGGTTGCCGCCATCGTGCTGGACCTCCTCTGGCGTCTGGGCGGGCCCATGGTCGCATGGATCGGCGTCCTGCCCGGCACCTTCCTCTTTCTGCACCTCATGGCCTTCGGTCTCGGCGGCCGCACCTCAGGCCTCCAGTGGGGCCGTTGGGAAATGGCCATTTCCTTCTGGGCCGTCTGGCAACTCTGGTTCGCTGGCGGCACCGGCGTCGGCCTTTTCGTTCTCCTTTGGGGCTTGTTCATCCTGTTGAACTTATGTGGCATCATGGCCCTCATCTGGCAGGCCCTCATGACCCGCCAGCCCTTCCTGACCACCAATTTCCGCTGGTTCTTCTTCGTCATCCTCCACACCCCCGCCTGCTGGATGGCCGGGAAGTGGGGTTTTCCCGGCCTCTTCGCCGGCCTCATCCCACTCGCCCTCGCTTGGAGTCTCGGCACCTTCCTCCCGAACTCCCGCCTCTTCGGTCCCATGGTCTCCCGCGTCGAAGGAGACGGCCCTCTCATCACCATCGACGACGGCCCCGA contains the following coding sequences:
- a CDS encoding sulfatase-like hydrolase/transferase: MRSFLAFLLLVPGLVLAARPAFEKPNVIVILLDDAGYGDFAHAGNPVIATPNLTKMVREGANFPQFYSAAAACTASRYGILTGRNHLRSGLPSWAIGPETKRHLHVKELTLAEGLKEQGYATAIFGKWHLGTPNAANEMTAEAFPLAHGFDRWLGTNVSNDYETGSNLIQGPAEKGNPIPGYEIVEEDIDTKVSVQESLTKRYADAAVSFIREKKEQPFFIYMTPNMPHLPVHASEEFKGKSPRGRYGDCISEIDHQLGRIRSTLEESGIAKNTLIIFTSDNGPWILYQDTARHPVYDEARLLVGSALPFRDGKGSTWEGGQRVAGVWCWPGTIPEETVVREPASALDVFPTVMMLAGGKVPEDRTMDGRDVRGLLGVTGLQGMVKDFRFIYADSKEVNAARFGPWKIHTKIISQLKTGHGFEASKEKPLLFQVEEDFPERIDRAAGRVDELKEGLRVIREFEDSLVKEGSFWDGR
- a CDS encoding lysophospholipid acyltransferase family protein, with the translated sequence MADEEKKQSRWRRISVFGDLPTRLLMHGLKSAPWFLEPVLIPPWTLLFFIVAGEQRRAVIGNLRALFPQWSYLCALAGAFRVFLNFASTYVDALRCETGTGDVDWVIDGLEHFEDLRSRQEGCLILTAHMGNYDMAAPLFSSKFGRTVHAVRAPEREPEMQAIREAEQKEKERLNPYFKTCFNTGGDMLGVELARFLNQGDVVAVQGDRVIFEVSPMEAEVEPGLHMRLPRGPLYLARITGAATFPLFIIREGWRRYRIQVHPPLDLPPRVRGRGEDPATPVWAGAILETVRGHWQQWFVFEPVLRRDERGPA
- a CDS encoding polysaccharide deacetylase family protein; translation: MNWPRLPEKLSRNRAVTPFFRAFGGRLKVPPGDAVRMSAQEGLHRPERIALSLFVPLMVAAIVLDLLWRLGGPMVAWIGVLPGTFLFLHLMAFGLGGRTSGLQWGRWEMAISFWAVWQLWFAGGTGVGLFVLLWGLFILLNLCGIMALIWQALMTRQPFLTTNFRWFFFVILHTPACWMAGKWGFPGLFAGLIPLALAWSLGTFLPNSRLFGPMVSRVEGDGPLITIDDGPDPEDTPAILDLLDAHGVKAVFFVIGEKVAAYPDLAREIVRRGHEIANHTMTHPAGSFWAAGSLRTRREIAGCSRIIEEITGVRPRWFRAPVGHRNWFTHPVCHELGMEVVAWKRRAFDTVRSDVPGIVSCLTKNMKDGDILLLHEVTPVAKEVLSGVLDSMRR